Genomic window (Argopecten irradians isolate NY chromosome 2, Ai_NY, whole genome shotgun sequence):
ACAGTTACTATGGAAACGAAATGGTTGCCATGTTCTCATGGGAGGACTCGTCAGGgatggttttaatattttgaattttgtgaACGTATTTTAAAGGTCTTTCTTTTGAAATCGATAGCATTTTGTCGAGCACGCCGCTTGCATGATAGTCTTTTTGCCTTTTGACCCCTAGGCCCTGTTATCAAAGTAATAGGTCAAAGTTCCAGTACTTAGTCCTTTTTCTGAGCATATCGCTTATAAAATATCGATTGAAGTCTGCATTCATTTGAAGCGTGAAATATGTTGCACGGATGCAAGACAAACAGTGACCAACAATATGCGATGGAAGAAAATCTCGATAGAAATTACCGACTTCTgctatttgtttttgtttttgttctaccAGCAATGTTTTCCctattatttattgtatatttgtttctttgttttagaaaaaaatatatagaacttCAGAAAGaatatagatttattttagTTGACTAGTAACAATTTGCATGTAACACAACAGCGAAAACAGTCTGTTCCAATCCAACTTTCGTAGAAAAATACCCCCACCAGAAGTCTACCAGGGGTATTTTCGTCAATTCACACGGCAGtttttatttatgataactctCCACACTTACAATTTACGCATGGATCATGACATCTGAACACTGGAAGAACTCCGGTGGTGCCTGCGGGTTGTTGGTGATGTAGGCAGAATGAATGATGTACTCTCTCATTTCCAGGTCCCTGGGGATGGTCACATTAACAGAGTAGATAGTCAGGGATGGCTCCCCACCATCTGGAATAGTGGCTAGCACATCTAGCTTGGTTCCTCCTCGCTCGGATCCAATGGAAATTGTAAAGCTTCCCGGCGTGTCCTTGACGTAATGGTCCAAATTTTTCTGGATGGACACAGTGAAGTTTTGTCCTCTTTGTAATCCCATAACAGGCATGCCGCGCGGTCTATTTCCACATCTCGGAGCAGTCAGAAGGCAGTCGCCGGAACCAGCCTTGTTGAGATTACCCATTGCACCTCGTTGTGGAGGACTTATCATGCACAAATGAGCATAGCATACTTCCAGCACAATGGCAGCAATAGTCATAGAAAGAAGCTTCATCATGGCGGGGAAATGGCGGAGCCGGCAGACGATAGAAGGTGGCAGGCACTATCTGGTCGGTATGACAGGTAGTGTGAAGATAAGGAAATTGTACACGCAATATCTATATTCTATCTGCCAGTCCAACACTTCATGGCCAATCAAATATCGGGCAGATATGGCCATGTCGTTTAGATAACGACCGGCTGTCTTTTCTGATGTGGCACATTTCGTAGTTTTAGATCGTCTTTCCGAACACCGGccatcactatatatatactactaaaCGGTTTTGTACGTTTAACCGTATTTGTTTCGTCTCGCACCTTGTGCATTGACTTAAAAAATTACAGTAGTTAAtttcagtacatgtataaatgaaataaaaagtatgATGATATATGACATCATTACTTTCACGTTATGACCTAGCCACGGGCTTTTATCTAAATAGGAGCATTATAAAAGGTTTTAAATCTATACCTTTGTCAGGAAGGTATCGCTATCGACTTTTTAACTTCGAActaagaaaacaaataatagCGTTTTAATACTGTAAATGTAGCATTACCACTGAAAATAATAGATTCCAGTCAAAATAGCAACAACTATTATCcaaaactatatttaatcaataatTTAGTGCAAAAATGGTCACGCTTTACTAACTTCTATTCATGATAATAAATTGCTCTGCTTCAAATTTTCGGCTACGTCTGAGAAATGAATTGCAGTCTACTGATCCAAGTCACTGTCTTGCTACCATCTTGATTTTAAAAACACTCACTATCTAACTTCTGACAATGACTTAGTTTGATAAAATGGTCGAAGCTGTCATATAACAGAACAAAATGATAGCCAACTGATGCGAACTAAAAGTAAATCATGATTGGTCGACCTGTGATCACATAGTACCACCTTACTTCGTCTCGGTCTACACTGCGTATTGTAAAAACTACAGAATTATTTGCCCTTGTGgataagtattgattgtgacgccgTGTGTTTGTGAGAGTAACGCTATGTGCATTTTAGAGGAAGGATTTGTTtcacccacaaaataatgacgtaacgctaattaatacctacctgcaaggtaACTATGTACagaaatatgcaaagacgggaTACATTTTACGTCGGAGACAAACTGGCTAACATCTCGAAAACAATGCCTTATCTCGTACAAactttattcaaataaacaaatacttttAACGCTTTAAATATTCTCAGATTTCGATAAGTGATATTAATACAAAACACATATCCTCTTAGAACAAATGTATGTCTCGAGAAAGGCGTACTTCACCTGCGGTTTACACAAACACAATTTGTTCACGTCATTTTGTTTACGATGTCAgtttcattcattttgtttttatgtttgtagTGGGGTTTTCGAATTCAATTATATCAGTTCAAATGTCTTGTTTTTGTATACCTTAAAAcgttattgtatgtatttatggGTAAACATTGCAAAATGAATTGCTGTTTCTACTCCGTTGATGACAAGGTTTCGTTACTCCCTGAGCATATGGTGTATTTATAGATATGCAAAAGAAAAGGAAGAACCTGATTTAGGCTTCCTTAATAAATAAACCGTCAATCTGTCACAGATTActgatagtttttttttacaaataatataGATAGTTTGTCAACTTATCAAGACTCACAACCAGTTTTAACTTTGGTGATAAGAAAGATGGATAAATTCCCATTCaggtaatatgcaaaaacataTGCAACGTATATATATTACAGCTCGGATTTTTCctaattgaaatgaaaataagtcATATAAAAAGACTTTGGGAGTATATATTTGTAGCAGCATCGAGTAAATATAGTTATTTCTGGCTGCTTTATAAACAAAACCTGAACCGCAAAGCTGTCAAATTTCGTCACGGTGAGAACTTGCGTCTGTTCTTTACTTGCGTCTGTTCCTACTGCCCAGCCAACATTCGACATTAATACTCGCAGATATATTTGAGGTTCACTGCACTTGATAAAATGTTGGCAAATGCGTGACATTTTGTAACTTTTGCTGTATCATCATATTTCACAGGCTTAGTATTTTCATTATAGAAACATTGCCTATACATTGAAAGTTTACGTCTTATCCAAGTTACGCGGGGCATTAGCTAGggttatataatgatatgtacATTAAGCGACCttgttttcaaatacatgtagttctaaGCTTACTAACTATATGACATATGTATACTCATTATGCAGTCGAAAATGCACGTTTTTCTGTTTTCTCATTGACTGTTCATGCCATTATGTGTACCTAGTCTATTGTTTACAGTAAGTATTCGCCTTAACAAAAGCATGGAAATCAAGTCCTTTTTTACCTTGCCATACATATGGCGGTtgtaaattatatcaatatacGAATGCTTTCTTGATATAGACACGAAGTAAACATAATGGCATTTTTTCGCATACAAGGAAAATAGTTTTAACTGTTGATATCAAAGCATGAAACGACTGTATACTGGTGAATCATTAAATTCACTCTCATCTATTCTATAGTGCTTTTTAAATTACCTTTATATAAAATCGTGAAAAGGGTCATATTTTTCACAATAGTTAACAGGGAACTATAATTACCACTCCCAAGTATATCACACACCAATATTATTCCTCACTGTTCCTTTGAATAGGTCCGCTATCACCTAGCTGTTCTGATCTAGAATTGTGACTTGTTCCGGAATTTTGTGACTGGTATCTTCGACGAAGTCTTCTGAAGCGACATTTCCTTCATTTATTGCATCGTATGCTTTAAATATGAATTGGTCAAATATATACCTTTTGTTCTCactatacttgtatatatatttgtacagtaTCATTATTTGGTGATCTTTATAGTTTTTAGAAGTTTGACAAATATATTGATGTGgtttaagaaatattatttacCCGGATATCATTGCAAATTAGGTTAAATTTGCATATTTTAGACTCtgttaaaactaataataaaaatgatgtaaatgttggcaaaatatacaaaaaatgttcattttcagTTTAGTATTTCCACAGAGTTCGGTACGCATATTTCTGTCCTCAAATAACCatgtcattatgtttactagtgtctaTAGCATGTACCACAACATTTATTTGACCGGATTCGAAGAGAAGGTTTCTATCAAGCAGTATTATTACCGACATCCTAGTGTTTACAAGCTTTTAGAATTGTTTTCATGAAAAAGtgttttaaaatactttaaataaattgagtaaataaatatttgtttcatgctTCAGAAATGAGGAAAATCTCCTCTCTATGTAACGTTATAACGAAAGTTGACTTAACTGCAGATTTATTTAATTCCTATAGCTATTTAATCACTGatgaatgattatttatttattttttgaagtgAACTTAATGACGCTCTATTTCGCTACAATCCGCCTTAGCTAAAATAGTGTatgaaatatagattttattatttcatgacgtcacatatgtggtgacgtcacaaatatATTCATTCCTTTTTTGTATTGTTCTTCCTTTATTAAGATGTTTGTAACGAACTTACATGTCAATGgattctttatatatttatgtgtataggATTGCCCTCCGCCAACCAGTATATTATATgtgaattttgattttatatagtTATGTATATTGCTGCCTATATGCTGTAACGCATTTGGTTATAAtaaaacttgaaacttgaaaAACTTGCAATAGACACTAGTAAACACAGTGGCATGGTTatttgacagaaatatgtaaagAACCCTGTGGACTTACAAAACTGCAATGTACTACGTTTTGCATATATTACCAACATTTACAAGCAATCTACGACTCAACAGTAATACTTAAGGTAAGGCCTGATGCATCAagacactttttatcaacttagtTTTGTTCAAATACACGTAAGAAGCAGGGATAGcgaatatcactagtttaaacaggttATAAAACTTTCAACCTGTCTTAAATTTTGgacatatttttgtatgtacataattttaatttgatcttCTGTAGTTAGAAGAATTTTGACAGAGGTATTGCTATCAGTATTAAGATTTACCCGAATGTAATTATTCTGAATTACAGACACATAAGTCGTTTTTTACTTTAAGAACACGAATCCATCAGGGTCTGACTTTCGTGTAGGATAAGAGTTTTTTTAAAGTGTTGAAAAGTTTCCAAATTGCAGGCGGATAAAGAATCTAATCTAGTTTTTTAAAAGTGTTGAAAAGTTTCCAAATTGCAGGCAGATAAAAAATCTAACAAAATACGTGTGACGGCTCATTAAACATGTACCCATTTCGTTATGTACAAACATATAACGACTTACTTAAACGTGTACCGTGTAACTTGTTTTAATATAACCACGCGGAAATTAAAGAAATTaccaaaatttatttttctacttatttttgaaaaaaaaaatacaaaatctctCAAGCTAATGTTACACAAGTTGCATAAGAAATACCGGCTCATATATTTGTgtctatttctgttattttatgAATAGCATGGCTGGTTTGCCTCTGTCACATTCTTAATGAAACATAAGGTAAATTGTTTTGAGCGATGAttggaatgtacatgtatttggatattctgacattttcaaaatatcaacaacaaaataattataataataaaaaaaaaacccaaacaaaccAAGATTAATATTGCTTCTGAAAAGATACCGATTTCTCGTCACTATCAAACATATGATCCAAATCATTCAGCATATCGTTCAGACATCAGTTAGCTTTACATTTAACAcgttttcatttatatttactgtTTCGTTTATTTATAAAGATGTTCCATCGCCGACTGAGcataatttaaacaataactgatgttaaGTCGTGTGTAAAagtgtctaattagcacaaaaattacatataaaatgatttattttgccattggtacatacgcaatcagtacttcattccatatagggcaaaGTGACACGGGTTTTTTTCGGGacgtaattaattatttttaatattcttatttcaaagtataaaataagaagctaaaacttttcacttatgataatgatgtaaaAAAAGTAAcctttgcaactgaagaaaagtacttatttgtctgctcctatttttgatagtgaaaaaatacctttcgtaagcggtggagtatctttaaagaTTATCTCggataacatgtatataattgtaatatacGACATGTACAATACTGAACTGGGAGTTAACACATGATACCCAACGTCAAAATATTCATTCGACATCTTCATGAAAGCTTCAATATTTGGCCTACATCAACACGTGCATACGCATATTACACGTGTGTGGTTCGCATGTACTGCCAGGTACACCATCTGATCAGGTTAGGCGCGTGCTGTTACTGCCGCTGAACCATTGCGCGTGCAGTCTACGCCAATTTCATTCCGGTTCCTCCTGGTCTGCCaagctatatataatataacgcACATACCAACAAAATGTAACACTGGTTTTGTTAAGTTCTTATGAAGTTTATTTAAGGCCGAGCCGGGTCTTGCTGCAAGAAAACTGACGTATGGGTATGTTTTCAGTCCTTCAAATTAATTTGGAAGACAaggttttatatataaagatagATATAAATAAGTTACTGGAATATTGACACATATTGCAATGTTTGGAATTTCAACAAACGTATTTAGATGATCATCAACAAACGAGACATAAAAACAGGCACATGCACACAGTAATCACGCAATGCACCTGCATTGCACGCGCTAATTGGACAGgggtttattattatttttttaactctGTATCTAATAAACTCGTCGGTGTTtcaaatcaaacatttaaataGCCTACTTAGGCAGCTGTCGTATCGCGTGTTTTAGGGTTTCCGACGCCAtactattttttatatttagcgTAAAACACATACTGGCGTGTGTACAATGAGCATTTTATCTGCTTAGCCAAGTGACATTCGCTTGAAATACATGTTATAATATTTTGGTTATATTTCACAGACCTACACGAGATGTAACCTTGGCAACGCGATATCTGGGAATCTAACAGTCGGAGGCCTACGTCGCTGTACACGTCACACAACGCCTCAGAGATGTTCTTATCGATTCCCCATATAGTTCATTTCCGGTCCAAAAGAACCAGATATTAAATTCGTTAACATGACCTCAATTTAGATTGGATTTATAATATGCATTATCTATAAACTGTATCGTGAGCAATGCTGAAGCGGCGGTATTGCACAACCCAACCTTGAGCACCtgataaaatttgataataGTCTCTTACCAAATTACGAAACGAAATATCTCGATATCGAGACAACATATATTCATTCCATCCGTATCTGGTGTGGAATAACACAATGGAAACGGTTTTTAATAGGTAAAGATGACCAAGTGTCTATATATCCCAACGGAATAACATCTACCTCATTAGAGGTTAATTTCTTTAAACATGTTTTTCCCCCTCAATAAACATTTTCTATCTCGTCGATCGAGATATACTCCTTGATTACCCTTGGAAGGACCAGTTTCTGAATATTGTCCAAAATGGATCTGTCACCGGATCCTACATTCAACGATTTCCGGATGGTCATGCGCGCTAATTCTTGTAGAGAGAAACAGTTGTGTACTCTCTCTCGGAGCCACACGATCATTTTGACACCATTTGTTCCCGTGGCGTGACCTGAGAATGCTAACCTCCTGAATGACCTTGAGAATGTTGGGATGCGTCGCGTGCATTGCTCGACCTCCTCAATGGTTAGTCTGTAACCACAGGTTACTAATAGTTTCACCACATTTGTGTCACATCTCGTGAAGGCATCCACGAGCAGGCTTCGGCCGTACTGACCATGGTCGTCCACTCTGCATCCATGGTAGAGAAGCATCCCGGCAATGTAACTATTGCCTATCGAAATACACGAGAGAAGGGGAGACCACTGCCCGTCAGACTGGCTCAGCCGTCCGCCATTTAAAACAAGCGTACGACCAATCGGATCCAAGGCGCTGTAAGAGTTCTTCTGTGCTATTCTATAGTAGAAAATGGCAGTTGAAAATGGCGTGGCTTTGTATTGGGTCAACGCGTTGACATCGGCGCCTTTGCTTATTAGTAGTCTTACAATGTCTTTGTTACCTATCCGAATTGCTTCGTGTAGAGGGGACCAGTCATTTTTGTTCTTGGCGTTCACGCCGACGTCTAATTTACACAGTAAATGTACAACAGACTCTAGGTTATTATGAATGGCGCGTTGTAGTACAGCGTTTCCCACGTCGTCCTTTGCGTTGACGTCACACCCCAACCTAATAAGCCATGTTGCTATGTCCGTCTTATGGTGATTGCACGCTATATGTAAAGGTGTCTGTCCCTTGTTGTCCGGCAGGTCCGGACTCCATTTGGAGTCCAACAAAAGCCGAATGATATTTTTGTAGCCATACTCCGTCGCCCAATGTAACGCAGTTCGCCCTCTACAGTCCACATAGTCTATGTTTCGGTAACAACTATTAGACAAAATGGAGCGCACTTGACTCTCTTTTCCCGCCTTAACGGCTTCTAAAAGGAAATAATCCTCATCAACGTTGATCTTGTTTGGCATGTTGTTATGTATTAATCTGTATAACGATCATATACAAGTCTAAAGCGAGGCTCTGGTCTCGTGCTGTCGatgataatattaataaaatggaTGACGTATATGTATCAGAAGAAGTCTTTGTTATACAGGCGTCATTTCGTTAAAGCTCCATTTTTATTTTCCCCACtagatatttgaaaatatcactttaCCACAAGGTGTGACTGGTTTCCTCCATAAGTCTCTCCTCAGAAAGATTGAAACACAATTTCAGACAATGTGTTGGCATTGGCATAGCGAAATTCTTGTCAGCTATCCAATATATGGTCGCTCAACTGAAAAGACATAAGCGAGAAAACTATCGTTACAAACTATGTGGAATTTTACAAAccaaatatattatatgtttcttAAATACTgagtaatatttatatacagtacatgcaATATCTGGGAAACGTACCGTGTAGGAGGTCGGAGCAAGCCATGGATAACTGTTCTCTGTTTGTATACACACACATGCGCAGTATGGTGTTTACTTTTTGGTGCATCCCGTTCCTCGTTGGAACATaagtataaaatgtatttcCTGTCTAGGGCCAGGCTTGTTGCCGAGCCCATTCATTAGCGCCAGGGACGAGCCTAACTCACGTGCCGTGTGGACAGATGAAACACGAATCCAGCACAAATCTTCCCTAGTGGCTTTTACCAGAGAATAGTAACCCCATCCTACTTCGCATTTACACCTTGCTACGACTTAACTTTGCTGATATTTTTAGTTTTACAAACGGGGGAGGGGGCAGAGCAATCAGCTGGCGGGCGCGCGCGTGAGCGAATTGGTAAGGGAAGCCACACGCACGACTTAATACAGATGCTGCTAAGAGCGCGCGGCAGATAACACTACTAGTGTGTCTGTATCTATACAGCGATAAGGAGCTACTGCTATCCGGCTACATGTACAGTAGGCCATTGTTACGTACCTATGTAAAAACCTACCTTTTTCTGGAACCAAGTACATACAACATCATTAGTTCTAAATTGCCTAGCGACATATACTCTCCAGGGAAATATATACTGGACATTGTGCCAGGAAATAACAATGTAACGAAGTGTAACGGCACTGATTAAAGTCTACTTATCTCCTGGGTAGGGAAAAGTATTGGTTCGGCTGATACACAAAATAAGTACAACTGTTAATGTGTCTTATAGCGCTCTTATTTGCTCATTTTCTTGTGTAACAGGGCGAGAGGCTCGAACCCACGACCTTAGACTTACTGGTCCGCCGCTCTATCGACTGAGCAACAGGGAAATTTCTCCTTGCGTGAAGCTATAGAATGCGACCTTATCACTTTGAACaattattacacatttttttgcTATATTATGCCTGTGTTAATTACTAATCGTTTCTATATTGGGTTGTTCACCATTTTGTAAATCAGTCCCGCAAAAGGTACGTCATCAGAACTAAATTTACTGGTATTTTCTTCTATAATGCAAGTGGTCCCCATCGTTTACCTCCAGAAGAGTTTACTGCCAATGTTGTGTTCTAATGAAGTTTTAATGTCCTGACAGCATTTAGAGCAACATAATATCTGAAAATGGCTGAACTGTCCGCATGtaagaaacatatataacacaCGTCGCGATTACACTTGATCGAATTAGTGCGCATTCAGATCTatcaagagttacttcccctcgTTTCATTCCGTCAGAAGGGAAGATTGAAACACAGGGATATAACAGCATAGCAGTGGTTATCCCTGCTTCCTATATCATATCAGCATTTCTATGAAACGATGTTTCAGTATGGCAGcactatatatatttctatttacaaAGTAGCCGtaattttgtttcttgtttCTATATGCGTTGGagaatggaaaaaaataacataccaTTTGTCTAAATAGTGGATTTCCAAAGCCGCAGAGCGTATCGTGTCGTCAATGTCGCCTTGACTATAAATGACGACGATACGGGTGACCTTGAGGACAATTGTTATGTAGAATCGGCTCACTAAGCAACACAAAACCATTTTAATGTAGAAAACCaagtaatgtttttaagaaacctttaaattttgctccggaaaggtagtgggcctttaagttgtaaacaataaatatatatcgtAGATGTAAAGAGTAAAGAAAAGTATACCACGTGGCAAATGCGAGACGGGCTCACATGACCCACAGAGGTCCATACAAAACGATACGCTAGATAGATCTCCGACTGCCAACAACTACAGGAATCTTTTGATGCTACAGTGTTTTATATATGAAATGTCATAAATACTGCACGTGAAGAGTGATATACACAAACAGGTACGCGCGTGCGCAAACGTACTCTGTGCGCACTTCACCACAAGCTAGATCTTTTCCAACAGCAAAATGATGCCGTCCGCTTTCATTTTTTTCGTAAAACAATGAGTATATAATATTCTTGGGAAATCATTGTAGATGCTTTTGAAATCACTTAAGTGATCTTTACATAACCTTTATTTATCTCATTATCATCGTGTCCACGGGATTTTAATTCTACCAGTAATACAGACACCTCTATATACTGAGTTAGTCAGTATTACACATTTATGTGTAGTCGGTATTACACATTTATGTGTCTATAAATATAAAGAATCAAAAGCCTTTGATCGTACTCTTGTGGATACTCCCTGCCCGATAAGTATATATAGATCTATTATGTAGATGCATCCGTCTAGTGTACTTGTATGTTTTACTTAATCACGAGAAACCTATAGCTTTTGTTGTAAGATGACCCCTCACAGGAAATCACCGTAGTCGTACTGATAATGAGTTGATGAGGTATTATCCGGTATATAGAAGACACAAAACCTAGcataaggtcaaaggtcatttaaTTGATATCTACAAAGGTTTAATATGATCGAGAAAGATTTAAAATGCGTTAAAAGATGTCGGGTGTATATGCTTGTAAAACCAATGACAAGTTCAAAAGGAAGGATACGAGAGAGTTTGAGGATGTGGCGGAACTCGAGACCTACTTCCGGTGGTTTCATAATGTTAGCAAATGACCAATTATTAATAAGTATCTGCAGTAATCAAACTTTTATTGGTTAAAGGCTCCGGTTAAACACGTTATGGGGGTGTTTGAAAAACACAATGAAAGACTTCAGAGAACGGCGTTAATTTCTCAAAGTATGAATTGTATTAGTTG
Coding sequences:
- the LOC138315396 gene encoding uncharacterized protein, giving the protein MMKLLSMTIAAIVLEVCYAHLCMISPPQRGAMGNLNKAGSGDCLLTAPRCGNRPRGMPVMGLQRGQNFTVSIQKNLDHYVKDTPGSFTISIGSERGGTKLDVLATIPDGGEPSLTIYSVNVTIPRDLEMREYIIHSAYITNNPQAPPEFFQCSDVMIHA
- the LOC138315397 gene encoding serine/threonine-protein phosphatase 6 regulatory ankyrin repeat subunit B-like gives rise to the protein MPNKINVDEDYFLLEAVKAGKESQVRSILSNSCYRNIDYVDCRGRTALHWATEYGYKNIIRLLLDSKWSPDLPDNKGQTPLHIACNHHKTDIATWLIRLGCDVNAKDDVGNAVLQRAIHNNLESVVHLLCKLDVGVNAKNKNDWSPLHEAIRIGNKDIVRLLISKGADVNALTQYKATPFSTAIFYYRIAQKNSYSALDPIGRTLVLNGGRLSQSDGQWSPLLSCISIGNSYIAGMLLYHGCRVDDHGQYGRSLLVDAFTRCDTNVVKLLVTCGYRLTIEEVEQCTRRIPTFSRSFRRLAFSGHATGTNGVKMIVWLRERVHNCFSLQELARMTIRKSLNVGSGDRSILDNIQKLVLPRVIKEYISIDEIENVY